From Hydra vulgaris chromosome 15, alternate assembly HydraT2T_AEP, one genomic window encodes:
- the LOC136091291 gene encoding uncharacterized protein LOC136091291 produces the protein MYSLKFIAIVLLFWLASLQAIEWNGNWAFGCDFRNRDLANAQIKGAECGGRCSTTPQCTHFSWNSYNGGTCWMKYGPVSKSDAFETGDRGMVCGVITESNVNKRDVLATRHVNGGGDACALPSADYNVKYPLALGDIGALGKLKFTPDLCGHVLQINCGNGNLDVIITNSNYGGGLDLYSETTWPKATNNLPPGQTLCSVLLSPANAINGKEFQCYYKPGTGSNNLYYRNIGLLNTRNKIVTKATRNGIPGEHRGDNIYYAFDGRGQPMQPSEEVIFTFNDGSTYKVKFSDCIDVGSEQNWR, from the exons ATGTATAGTTTAAAATTCATTGCTATTGTATTACTTTTTTGGCTTGCTTCTCTACAAGCTATTGAATGGAATGGAAACTGGGCTTTTGGATGCGATTTTCGTAATCGTGACTTGGCTAATGCTCAAATAAAAGGAGCAGAATGTGGAGGCAGATGCTCTACCACACCCCAGTGTACTCATTTTTCCTGGAACAGCTATAATGGCGGAACTTGTTGGATGAAATATGGGCCTGTCTCAAAATCTGATGCTTTTGAAACTGGCGATAGAGGCATGGTATGCGGAGTAATTACTGAAAGTAATGTCAATAAACGTGATGTCTTGGCTACTAGACATGTTAATGGAGGTGGTGATGCTTGTGCGTTACCAAGTGCTGACTATAACGTAAAATACCCTCTTGCACTCGGTGATATAGGAGCGTTAGGAAAACTCAAATTTACTCCTGATTTATGTGGACATGTCTTGCAAATCAATTGTGGAAATGGAAACTTAGATGTTATAATAACAAACTCTAACTATGGCGGTGGTTTAGATCTTTACTCAGAAACAACATGGCCAAAAGCTACCAACAATCTTCCTCCGGGACAAACTTT ATGTTCCGTATTGCTATCTCCGGCTAATGCAATTAACGGCAAAGAGTTTCAGTGCTATTACAAACCTGGGACTGGTTCAAACAATCTTTATTATCGTAACATTGGACTTCTCAACACGCGCAACAAAATTGTAACCAAAGCAACCAGAAACGGAATACCAGGAGAGCATAGAGGAGATAATATTTACTATGCTTTCGATGGCCGAGGACAACCAATGCAACCTAGTGAAGAagtcatttttacttttaatgacgGAAGTACATACAAAGTAAAATTCAGCGACTGCATTGATGTCGGATCAGAACAAAATTggagataa